A genome region from Microplitis mediator isolate UGA2020A chromosome 4, iyMicMedi2.1, whole genome shotgun sequence includes the following:
- the LOC130667154 gene encoding uncharacterized protein LOC130667154, whose translation MSNETKQRNYINLVGFESKTLNDSKLPVNRDILCLFYYQHRTEKLIIREGAKFVLNDVTHVWNKFTLPAINSHRSILKIEKLYKDWLKTQINKSRKKSPAQISLEKVFVESLDNLFDIAPQNVLQTLNSPQKRVYIDNREILKSSQLRISNNVQEVKSTSSIYLEENANVVKMKSTDTASNTDIIDMTAMDRANVSSKQAILL comes from the exons ATGTCTAATGAAACAAAGCAACGAAACTACATTAATTTAGTTGGCTTCGAGTCCAAGACTTTAAATGATTCGAAGTTACCCGTGAATCGtgatattttatgtttattttactatCAACATCGcacggaaaaattaattattcgtgAAGGtgcaaaatttgttttaaacgACGTCACCCATGTGTGGAATAAGTTTACGTTACCCGCAATCAATTCACAtcgttcaattttaaaaattgaaaaattatataaagatTGGCTAAAAACTCAGATCAATAAGTCTCGAAAAAAATCTCCAGCACAGATTTCACtcgaaaaagtttttgttgAGTCTCTCGATAATTTGTTTGACATTGCTCCTCAAAATGTCTTACAGACGTTGAACTCACCACAAAAAAGAGTTTACATTGACAATCGGGAAATTCTGAAGAGTAGCCAGTTGAGAATTTCAAACAATGTTCAAGAGGTAAAGAGTACATCATCTATTTATCTGGAAGAAAACGCGAATGTcgttaaaatgaaaagtaCTGATACAGCTTCAAACACTGATATAATTGATATGACAG CAATGGATAGAGCAAATGTGAGCAGTAAACAAGCGATATTGCTGTAA